A stretch of the Stigmatella aurantiaca genome encodes the following:
- a CDS encoding phenylacetate--CoA ligase family protein, translated as MASLYPLEALNRILRHARNAPFYRAHLPVTPVQSWEDFKRLPFSTKEDLRRHSPEGLVCVPRQQLLQYHETSATTGAAVSVWYSEKDLKEIRSRLGNWGVGFNRDDRVLIKFPYALSSIAHFVQAAAHHKGACVIAADAGTAVTPLRTVVELMRKLQVTVLATMSLQAVVVAEAAEMAGFDPRRDFPHLRAICCGGEPLTPYRRQLLHDIWGVPVYDNYGMTETGPQAMDCPERRLHPFQDAVWMEVLDDRFEHEVAPGETGNLVVTSLTPRATPMIRYMTGDRVRLLNQPCACGQSITLQHRGRAADILRVQGKPFDLWDLQSIVFQLPSRRFWKAAAEPEGLRFIVEHERNEFPLQPALLERLRQAHGVGLRVDLVPRGTLYNRNEPVSFGRPGKPVYICDAAELAALVDGSQASSARRSAGG; from the coding sequence ATGGCGTCGCTTTATCCACTGGAAGCCCTCAACCGGATCTTGCGGCATGCACGCAATGCTCCCTTCTACAGGGCACACCTGCCGGTCACTCCCGTTCAGTCCTGGGAGGACTTCAAGCGGCTCCCCTTCTCGACGAAGGAGGACCTGCGGCGGCACTCTCCGGAGGGGCTGGTCTGCGTTCCACGTCAACAGCTCTTGCAGTACCACGAGACCTCCGCGACGACGGGGGCCGCGGTCTCCGTCTGGTACAGCGAGAAGGACTTGAAAGAGATCCGGAGCCGTCTGGGGAATTGGGGCGTCGGCTTCAACCGCGACGACCGCGTGCTCATCAAGTTCCCCTATGCGCTCTCCTCCATCGCGCACTTCGTCCAGGCCGCCGCTCACCACAAGGGCGCGTGTGTGATTGCCGCGGACGCGGGAACCGCGGTCACCCCCCTGCGGACCGTGGTCGAGTTGATGAGAAAGCTGCAGGTCACCGTCCTGGCCACCATGTCGCTGCAAGCGGTGGTGGTGGCCGAAGCGGCGGAGATGGCGGGCTTCGACCCTCGCCGTGATTTTCCCCACCTGCGTGCCATTTGCTGTGGCGGAGAGCCCCTCACGCCGTACCGCCGCCAGCTCCTCCACGACATCTGGGGAGTCCCCGTCTATGACAATTATGGGATGACCGAGACCGGACCCCAGGCCATGGACTGCCCGGAACGCAGGCTGCACCCGTTCCAAGACGCTGTCTGGATGGAGGTTCTGGATGACCGCTTCGAGCACGAGGTGGCCCCCGGGGAGACGGGAAACCTGGTCGTCACGTCGCTCACCCCCAGGGCCACCCCCATGATCCGGTACATGACGGGCGACAGGGTCAGGCTTCTGAACCAGCCCTGTGCATGTGGCCAATCCATCACCCTTCAGCACCGGGGCAGGGCGGCGGACATCCTGAGGGTCCAGGGCAAGCCGTTCGACCTCTGGGACCTGCAGTCCATCGTGTTCCAGCTCCCGAGCCGGCGGTTCTGGAAGGCCGCCGCCGAACCGGAAGGGCTCCGCTTCATCGTGGAACATGAGCGGAACGAGTTCCCCCTCCAGCCCGCACTCCTGGAGCGTCTGCGGCAAGCCCATGGCGTCGGCCTGCGGGTGGACCTGGTTCCCAGAGGGACCCTCTACAACCGGAATGAGCCGGTCTCGTTTGGACGGCCCGGGAAGCCCGTCTACATCTGTGACGCCGCGGAACTCGCGGCCTTGGTGGACGGCAGCCAAGCCTCCAGTGCGCGCCGGTCAGCGGGCGGGTGA
- a CDS encoding amidohydrolase family protein, which yields MVIDAHAHVSLSSYGATEGYLKQLEQSGIQQGIIGPGAMLDVRRMSAYLGGKLKPDNDVPDNGYVEQSFRAHPQLHGLACVDPRAPQAVQTLEGYLRRGFRGLKLAPLVHPVPFDSPAVAGLVSFCGELGVPVYAHTGPHPGASTAGFAALAQRFPRTNFVLEHLGFGPADPEATAAANRLDNVFLETSLGSYLHIEESVKKAGAHKVLFGSEYPLSHPAVELKKILLLPISSHERERILGGNIRELLRLE from the coding sequence ATGGTGATCGATGCGCATGCCCACGTCTCTCTCTCCAGCTATGGAGCCACAGAGGGATATCTGAAGCAGCTCGAACAGAGCGGCATCCAGCAGGGCATCATTGGCCCTGGCGCCATGCTGGATGTCAGGCGGATGAGCGCCTACCTTGGGGGCAAACTCAAGCCGGACAACGACGTCCCGGACAATGGGTATGTGGAGCAGTCCTTCCGTGCCCACCCCCAGCTGCATGGGCTTGCGTGTGTGGATCCACGAGCGCCACAAGCGGTCCAGACGCTGGAGGGGTACTTGAGGCGAGGTTTCCGTGGATTGAAGTTGGCACCCCTGGTTCATCCCGTGCCGTTCGACAGCCCGGCCGTTGCCGGACTGGTGAGCTTCTGTGGTGAGCTGGGGGTGCCTGTTTACGCACATACCGGGCCCCATCCAGGGGCCAGCACGGCCGGGTTCGCCGCGCTGGCCCAGCGTTTCCCTCGCACCAACTTTGTCCTGGAGCACCTGGGGTTTGGACCGGCCGATCCAGAGGCGACGGCCGCCGCCAACCGCCTGGACAATGTCTTCCTGGAGACCTCGCTGGGCAGCTACCTGCACATCGAGGAATCGGTCAAGAAGGCAGGAGCCCACAAGGTGCTCTTCGGCTCCGAGTACCCCCTGTCGCACCCCGCCGTGGAACTGAAAAAGATTCTCCTGCTCCCCATCTCCAGCCACGAGCGCGAGAGGATTCTCGGCGGGAACATCCGTGAACTGCTTCGCCTCGAATGA
- a CDS encoding multicopper oxidase family protein, with the protein MTVQYATHPIRRVLADGQVQVDLVNLRSYNGKLVGPVMEVRPGDTLKVLLKNQLPFKEDMVGDHPHNGPHGSNVTNLHFHGMHVSPAGNSDNVMLSIGPNQQFEYEVKIPSDHPAGTHWYHAHKHGAVGIQLGSGMAGPLIVRGGIDGVEGIREARERILVLQQIPYKMVTNPYDETQQANMVEEFGQLFEFTWLSELVPQGRRVTLNGETLPTFQMRPGEVERWRFIHAGIHFPFRLRLVREGGNPATESIPYYLIAMDGITTGRLDKVDETEMHPGYREDVLVQAVGRDGKPLAQGTYLLVDEVEQNPQAKVLARIVVSGPPKKMKLPKPQALAPFAPFKPILDEELTSHTPQPAHFEVQMLQPPPTPVFKFLLNGVEFDAHAPPRKLTLGAVEEWLVTSTGVPEFFPGHPFHIHTNPFQFTDAQGRIVWKDTLFVPVGAEFRLRTRYKRYVGQFMLHCHIVSHEDEGMMELLEVVPPKQDAGGGHGPHH; encoded by the coding sequence TTGACGGTCCAATACGCCACCCACCCGATCCGCCGGGTGCTCGCTGACGGTCAAGTGCAGGTCGACCTGGTCAACCTCCGTTCCTACAATGGGAAGCTGGTGGGGCCGGTCATGGAGGTCCGCCCCGGAGACACGCTGAAGGTTCTCTTGAAGAACCAGCTTCCCTTCAAGGAAGACATGGTGGGCGATCACCCGCACAACGGCCCTCACGGTTCCAACGTCACCAATCTCCATTTCCACGGGATGCACGTCTCACCCGCCGGAAACTCCGACAACGTCATGCTGTCGATCGGCCCGAACCAGCAGTTCGAGTACGAGGTCAAGATTCCGAGTGATCACCCCGCGGGCACCCACTGGTACCACGCCCACAAGCATGGGGCCGTGGGCATCCAGTTGGGCAGCGGCATGGCGGGGCCCTTGATCGTCCGCGGCGGTATTGACGGCGTCGAGGGGATTCGTGAAGCCCGGGAGCGCATCCTCGTCCTGCAGCAGATTCCCTACAAGATGGTCACCAACCCCTACGACGAGACCCAGCAGGCGAACATGGTGGAGGAGTTCGGTCAGCTCTTCGAGTTCACCTGGCTGAGCGAGCTCGTGCCTCAAGGGCGGCGTGTCACCCTCAATGGAGAGACCCTGCCGACCTTCCAGATGCGTCCGGGAGAAGTCGAGCGCTGGCGGTTCATTCACGCGGGCATCCACTTTCCCTTCCGGCTCCGGCTGGTCCGGGAGGGCGGCAACCCCGCCACCGAGAGCATTCCCTATTACTTGATTGCCATGGATGGCATCACGACGGGCCGCCTCGACAAGGTGGACGAGACCGAGATGCACCCCGGGTACCGTGAGGATGTGCTGGTCCAGGCGGTGGGCCGGGATGGGAAGCCCTTGGCGCAGGGAACCTACCTGCTCGTGGACGAGGTGGAGCAAAACCCCCAGGCCAAGGTCCTGGCGCGCATCGTCGTGAGCGGGCCGCCGAAGAAGATGAAGCTGCCCAAGCCGCAGGCGCTGGCACCGTTCGCGCCGTTCAAGCCCATCCTGGACGAGGAGCTCACCAGCCATACGCCTCAGCCCGCGCATTTCGAAGTCCAGATGCTGCAACCGCCTCCGACGCCTGTCTTCAAATTCCTCCTCAACGGCGTCGAGTTCGATGCCCATGCGCCTCCACGCAAGCTGACCCTGGGCGCGGTGGAGGAGTGGCTCGTCACCAGTACGGGCGTCCCGGAGTTCTTCCCGGGCCATCCTTTCCATATCCACACCAATCCCTTCCAGTTCACGGATGCGCAGGGAAGGATCGTCTGGAAAGACACGCTGTTCGTGCCTGTTGGCGCGGAGTTTCGCTTGCGCACCCGTTACAAGCGCTACGTCGGCCAGTTCATGCTGCACTGCCACATCGTGTCCCACGAGGACGAAGGCATGATGGAGCTGCTGGAGGTTGTTCCACCCAAGCAGGATGCGGGGGGCGGCCACGGCCCTCACCACTGA
- a CDS encoding FAD-dependent monooxygenase — protein MSCPRILIAGGGIGGLAAALALRRAGFEPRVFEQAARLQPVGAGIQMSPNATRALLQLGCGEHLRAAAVAPESLEVRSWNTGRRIFSTPLGERCLQEYGAPYYHVHRADLHAVLLKALGQEPLHLSARCTGFVEEDGGVRVDFADGSSQWADLLIGADGIHSAVRTAAFGPERPRFSGYAAFRAVLPAERIQGLRLQRNLTSWWGPGRHFMHYFISGGRQLNCVAVVPAKTWPLESWSAQGTSSEFLSEFQGWHPAVLEMIRATEQVFKWALYDREPLPRWSRGHVTLLGDAAHPMLPFQAQGGAQAIEDAVVLAGCLSRSAGRPREALEEYERLRKPRTSRIQGVSRGSAELFHLARPVQVLRRNTQLRLTHRFRPGRLAHRMDWLYAHDALAEASAAAREESTHERH, from the coding sequence GTGAGCTGCCCGCGCATCCTCATTGCCGGCGGCGGCATTGGCGGACTGGCGGCGGCCCTGGCGTTACGGCGGGCCGGGTTCGAGCCGCGGGTGTTCGAACAGGCCGCCCGCCTTCAGCCTGTCGGGGCCGGCATCCAGATGAGCCCGAATGCCACGCGGGCTCTCCTTCAGTTGGGGTGCGGAGAGCACCTGCGCGCTGCCGCGGTGGCCCCGGAGTCGCTGGAGGTCAGGAGCTGGAACACCGGAAGGCGCATTTTCTCCACCCCCCTGGGCGAGCGCTGCCTCCAGGAGTACGGCGCCCCGTATTACCACGTCCACCGGGCCGACCTGCACGCGGTGCTCCTGAAGGCACTCGGGCAGGAGCCGCTCCACCTGAGCGCCCGTTGCACCGGCTTTGTCGAGGAAGACGGTGGGGTGCGCGTGGACTTCGCGGATGGCTCCAGCCAATGGGCGGACTTGCTCATTGGCGCGGATGGCATCCACTCGGCCGTCCGGACGGCGGCCTTCGGGCCGGAGCGCCCCCGCTTCTCGGGCTACGCGGCCTTCCGCGCCGTCCTCCCGGCCGAACGCATCCAGGGCCTCCGGCTCCAGCGCAACCTGACCTCCTGGTGGGGCCCCGGGCGGCACTTCATGCACTACTTCATCTCAGGGGGGCGCCAGCTCAACTGCGTCGCCGTGGTCCCGGCGAAGACGTGGCCGCTGGAGTCCTGGTCGGCCCAGGGAACCTCCTCGGAGTTCCTCTCGGAATTCCAGGGGTGGCACCCCGCAGTCCTGGAGATGATCCGCGCGACGGAGCAGGTCTTCAAATGGGCCTTGTACGACCGGGAGCCCTTGCCCCGGTGGAGCCGTGGGCACGTCACGCTGCTGGGGGATGCCGCCCATCCCATGCTGCCTTTCCAGGCGCAGGGAGGGGCCCAGGCCATCGAGGATGCGGTGGTGCTCGCGGGCTGTCTGTCTCGAAGCGCCGGAAGGCCTCGGGAGGCGCTGGAGGAATACGAGCGGTTGCGCAAGCCCCGGACCAGCCGGATCCAAGGGGTCTCGCGGGGCAGCGCTGAACTGTTTCACCTCGCCCGGCCTGTCCAGGTCCTCAGACGCAACACCCAGCTCCGGCTCACCCATCGGTTCAGGCCGGGAAGGCTCGCGCACCGGATGGACTGGTTGTACGCGCACGACGCGCTGGCCGAAGCCAGTGCAGCAGCAAGAGAGGAGAGCACACATGAACGGCATTGA
- a CDS encoding aspartate kinase produces MVKKFGGTSVADVERIRKVARLALESQRAGNDVVVVVSAMSGETNRLLGLAHQMLSRPDARELDVIAATGEQVSTALTSMAIQSEGGQSCSFLGHQLPLRTDSAFTRARIHQVEQERIRKALARGQIAVVAGFQGVDSDDNITTLGRGGSDTTAVALAAALGADVCEIYTDVEGVYTVDPRVCASGRKLKSIPYEEMLELASLGAKVLQVRSVEIAMKYEVPVHVRSTFSEEEGTWVVSREKTFESRVLAGLACERNQARVEISGIEHHPGRVAELMELLAQMNTSVDLLRHCREDVHASLAFTLAEEELLRARPSLEQLVERMGASRVHVSAGLAKVSLVGIGIRSDPWIAARVCRSLARHGIGVSDLAVNELRISGLVEGNHADEALRILHEAFLLAPTDAAEPSAAYAEGGLQ; encoded by the coding sequence ATGGTGAAGAAGTTTGGGGGGACGTCCGTGGCGGATGTCGAGCGCATCCGCAAGGTCGCGCGGCTGGCGCTCGAGAGCCAACGGGCAGGCAACGACGTGGTGGTCGTTGTCAGCGCCATGAGCGGGGAGACGAACCGCCTGCTGGGGCTGGCCCATCAGATGCTCTCCCGCCCGGATGCACGGGAGCTGGATGTGATTGCCGCCACGGGAGAGCAGGTCTCCACGGCGCTGACCTCCATGGCCATCCAGTCCGAGGGGGGACAGTCCTGCTCCTTCCTGGGACACCAGCTCCCGCTGCGCACGGACAGCGCCTTCACCCGGGCCCGCATCCACCAGGTGGAGCAGGAGCGCATTCGCAAGGCCCTCGCGCGGGGGCAGATCGCCGTGGTCGCCGGATTTCAGGGCGTGGACTCCGATGACAACATCACCACGCTGGGGCGTGGGGGCTCGGACACCACGGCGGTGGCCCTGGCGGCCGCGCTGGGCGCGGACGTCTGTGAAATCTACACAGACGTGGAAGGCGTCTACACGGTGGATCCCCGCGTCTGCGCGTCCGGCCGGAAGCTGAAGTCCATCCCTTACGAAGAAATGCTCGAGCTGGCGTCCCTGGGAGCCAAGGTTCTGCAGGTGCGCAGCGTGGAGATCGCCATGAAATACGAGGTGCCTGTTCACGTGCGCAGTACGTTTTCGGAGGAGGAGGGGACCTGGGTCGTCTCCCGGGAGAAGACGTTCGAATCCCGGGTGCTCGCGGGGCTGGCCTGCGAGCGGAACCAGGCGCGGGTGGAGATCTCCGGCATCGAGCACCACCCCGGCCGGGTGGCGGAGCTGATGGAGCTGCTGGCCCAGATGAACACGAGCGTGGACCTGCTGCGCCATTGCCGGGAGGACGTTCATGCGAGCCTCGCGTTCACCCTGGCCGAAGAGGAACTGCTCCGCGCGAGGCCCTCGCTGGAGCAGCTCGTGGAGCGCATGGGGGCCTCCAGGGTTCACGTCTCGGCGGGCCTGGCCAAGGTGTCACTGGTTGGCATTGGCATCCGGTCGGATCCCTGGATTGCCGCCCGTGTGTGCCGCAGCCTTGCCCGGCACGGCATCGGTGTCTCGGACCTGGCCGTGAACGAGCTGCGCATCAGCGGACTGGTAGAGGGGAACCATGCGGACGAAGCGCTCCGCATCCTTCACGAGGCCTTCCTCCTCGCGCCCACGGACGCCGCGGAACCTTCCGCCGCGTATGCCGAAGGGGGCTTGCAGTGA
- a CDS encoding 3-dehydroquinate synthase II, whose protein sequence is MSTPDTVINMSEAVTMHKRERIRLERLEGGRNRAEESSALMVWFDSRGLSTPQDHEGLIARLTNLPYTGILLYPDNLAALAPAIPARMLTVFHAESAGDLEQLSVLPSREAVVASPDVQVLAKAAEQGLKTCYRAYVDDGESLHQSIQEGCRHAYLMIRFRDPTNIPLELVIASLQATNTVLIKEISTPTDVDDAIVTLGVMEVGADGVMFSPRAHGALSDFVSRLGRLERTAVQLEVATLVRSTPIGMGYRSCIDTTTLFSPTEGILVGSTSQGGLLCCPEVFFLPYMELRPFRVNAGAVHSYVYNFGNRTDYMSELRAGSPLMLVDRTGSTRRSSVGRMKTEMRPLRLIEARFQGGECINVIMQDDWHVRIFSDDAKPLNITELKPGDQLLGHRALPGRHVGIKVDEHIIES, encoded by the coding sequence ATGAGCACCCCAGACACTGTCATCAACATGAGCGAAGCCGTTACCATGCACAAACGCGAGCGCATCCGGCTCGAGCGGTTGGAGGGAGGCCGGAACCGGGCCGAGGAGTCCAGCGCCCTCATGGTCTGGTTTGACTCGCGGGGGCTGTCCACCCCCCAGGACCACGAGGGCTTGATCGCGCGGCTGACGAACCTGCCGTACACCGGCATTCTCCTCTACCCGGACAACCTGGCCGCGCTCGCCCCCGCCATCCCCGCGCGCATGCTCACGGTCTTCCATGCCGAAAGCGCCGGGGACCTGGAGCAGCTCTCCGTGCTTCCCTCCCGGGAGGCCGTGGTGGCCAGCCCGGATGTGCAGGTGCTGGCAAAGGCGGCGGAGCAGGGGCTGAAGACGTGCTACCGGGCCTACGTGGATGATGGAGAGAGCCTGCATCAATCCATCCAGGAGGGCTGCCGCCACGCCTATCTGATGATCCGCTTCAGGGATCCCACCAACATCCCGTTGGAGCTGGTGATCGCCTCGCTGCAGGCCACGAACACCGTGCTCATCAAGGAGATCAGCACGCCCACGGACGTGGACGATGCCATCGTCACCCTGGGGGTGATGGAGGTGGGCGCGGACGGGGTCATGTTCTCGCCGCGTGCCCACGGTGCGCTGAGTGACTTCGTCTCGCGCCTGGGCCGGCTGGAGCGCACGGCGGTGCAACTGGAGGTGGCGACGCTGGTGCGCAGCACGCCCATCGGCATGGGCTACCGCAGCTGCATCGACACCACCACGCTCTTCTCACCCACGGAGGGCATCCTGGTGGGCTCCACGTCGCAGGGAGGGCTCTTGTGCTGCCCGGAGGTCTTCTTCCTGCCCTACATGGAGCTGCGTCCCTTCCGGGTGAACGCCGGGGCCGTCCACAGCTACGTCTACAACTTCGGCAACCGCACGGACTACATGAGCGAACTCAGGGCGGGTTCGCCCTTGATGCTGGTCGACCGTACCGGGAGCACGCGCCGCTCCAGCGTGGGCCGGATGAAGACGGAGATGCGGCCCTTGCGCCTCATCGAGGCCCGGTTCCAGGGCGGCGAGTGCATCAACGTCATCATGCAGGACGACTGGCACGTCCGGATCTTCTCGGACGATGCCAAGCCGCTGAACATCACCGAGCTGAAGCCCGGGGACCAACTGCTCGGCCACAGGGCCCTGCCGGGACGGCACGTGGGCATCAAGGTCGACGAGCACATCATCGAAAGCTGA
- a CDS encoding class I fructose-bisphosphate aldolase — protein sequence MDHGLTLGPIQGLESLEQIGRWIRHPVITGILAHKGLIERLAEQGLLRRQGVMIHLNGMTSLSSTPNRKEILTSVERALRLGADAVSLQLNFDGTNDAENLVMLGRAVDEAHGEGLPVLAMVYDKTDPAREEQRLLRMRHLMRACVELGADALKIAAPARLALLPVLLDGIQEHTAVFFAGGSKCSDEEFLSLVQEAVACGATGLCVGRNVFQRERPSLLLDQVWDLLQGEHAVGSQGAAAFLTQGFSEAVK from the coding sequence ATGGACCATGGACTCACCCTGGGGCCCATCCAGGGGCTGGAGAGCCTGGAACAGATCGGGCGATGGATCCGGCACCCGGTCATCACGGGGATCCTTGCCCACAAGGGGTTGATCGAGCGGCTGGCGGAGCAAGGGCTGCTCCGGCGCCAGGGGGTAATGATTCACCTCAATGGCATGACCTCGCTGTCGTCCACGCCGAACCGCAAGGAGATCCTGACCTCGGTGGAGCGGGCGCTGCGCCTCGGCGCGGACGCGGTCTCATTGCAGCTCAATTTCGACGGGACGAACGACGCCGAGAACCTGGTCATGCTGGGCAGGGCCGTGGACGAGGCCCACGGCGAGGGGCTGCCGGTGCTGGCCATGGTCTACGACAAGACCGATCCTGCCCGGGAGGAGCAGCGCCTGCTGCGGATGCGCCACCTCATGCGCGCCTGCGTCGAGCTGGGCGCGGATGCCCTCAAGATCGCCGCGCCCGCCAGGCTCGCCCTGTTGCCGGTCCTGTTGGACGGCATCCAGGAGCACACCGCCGTCTTCTTCGCGGGCGGTTCCAAGTGCTCGGACGAGGAATTCCTCTCCCTGGTCCAGGAGGCGGTGGCCTGCGGTGCCACGGGCCTGTGCGTCGGACGGAACGTCTTCCAGCGCGAACGGCCGTCGCTTCTCCTCGACCAGGTGTGGGACCTCCTGCAGGGGGAGCACGCCGTCGGCAGTCAGGGGGCCGCCGCCTTCCTGACCCAGGGCTTCAGTGAAGCCGTGAAGTGA
- a CDS encoding DUF6055 domain-containing protein: MFIDGRLRPSPLLLVMGILGTGGLQDEAVTEAGEGVQAEAQKVLACDPGTTTTTWATNCPASPPACTPGTWTAGGPDPDHSNFKLIKQSEHFAIYSDETIADATAQGALDTLENTIWKFYFGSPIFFKEPLCNLTNKTKVSVHVHSGWGLSGGAWTSTRMGMWIGPGALNDHWGLGHEFMHSVQSVSGGMSCNRTNTCGWIYESHANFMPHQLPEYRNQVHCSEMSVNAPHVYLGSTRDRYCNWQFMEFLKDKYCYSAVNEIWTSSPSNDPFSQIMKTRGWNISQLNDFFGEWAMHNVTWDYKDPPPTAGGNQGPTYLSRYGSITAKSRPEQRLRLTQLEPLDGDYAAHRRFVTPSAWAPQRWGYNIVRLYPDAGATSVTVTFRGVTQGGADSDWRWGLVATDSAITTPRYSTLQRGSDASLEFCITPGESLFLVVVGTPAVQKQIVWDQMYNTIHRYPWMVQLANAWPEGFRNGAQDTCPSGTRRHPNGGGCALSSVPASVYVGPYAQVLGGTVSGTARIEDHATVLSGTVSGGTVTGLSVLTNGFSVSGSARAASTFYPLGFYEGQQSISGTAQLIGDIEYRGVGTNKSSGTYFGFVEPITPAASNTADVTIAPPYAWRP; the protein is encoded by the coding sequence ATGTTCATCGATGGGCGTTTGCGTCCCTCTCCCCTGCTGCTCGTGATGGGGATTCTTGGGACCGGGGGTCTTCAGGACGAAGCGGTGACCGAGGCTGGCGAGGGAGTCCAGGCGGAGGCCCAGAAGGTGCTCGCTTGTGATCCCGGCACCACGACAACCACCTGGGCAACGAACTGTCCGGCGTCTCCTCCCGCCTGTACCCCGGGTACCTGGACGGCGGGCGGTCCGGACCCGGACCACTCCAACTTCAAGTTGATCAAGCAGTCCGAGCACTTCGCCATCTACTCGGACGAGACCATCGCCGATGCCACGGCACAGGGCGCGCTCGACACGCTCGAGAACACCATCTGGAAGTTCTATTTCGGCTCGCCGATCTTCTTCAAGGAGCCGCTCTGCAACCTGACGAACAAGACCAAGGTGAGCGTTCACGTCCACTCCGGCTGGGGGCTGTCCGGCGGTGCGTGGACCTCGACGCGCATGGGCATGTGGATCGGCCCGGGCGCGCTCAACGACCACTGGGGGCTCGGTCACGAGTTCATGCACTCCGTGCAGAGCGTGAGCGGCGGGATGTCCTGCAACCGCACGAACACCTGTGGCTGGATCTACGAGAGCCACGCCAACTTCATGCCGCACCAGCTCCCCGAGTACCGCAACCAGGTCCACTGCTCGGAGATGTCCGTGAACGCGCCGCACGTCTATCTGGGCTCGACGCGTGACCGCTACTGCAACTGGCAGTTCATGGAGTTCCTCAAGGACAAGTACTGCTACAGCGCCGTCAACGAGATCTGGACGAGCAGCCCGAGCAACGATCCCTTCTCCCAGATCATGAAGACGCGGGGCTGGAACATCAGCCAGCTGAATGACTTCTTCGGTGAGTGGGCGATGCACAACGTGACCTGGGATTACAAGGATCCGCCCCCCACCGCCGGCGGCAACCAGGGCCCCACCTACCTCTCCCGGTATGGTTCGATCACGGCCAAATCGCGGCCCGAGCAGCGCCTGCGCCTGACCCAGCTCGAGCCACTGGACGGGGATTACGCGGCCCATCGCCGCTTCGTGACGCCGAGCGCGTGGGCACCGCAGCGCTGGGGCTACAACATCGTGCGGCTCTACCCGGATGCGGGCGCCACGAGCGTGACCGTCACCTTCCGGGGCGTGACGCAGGGCGGCGCGGACTCCGATTGGCGTTGGGGCCTCGTCGCTACGGACAGCGCCATCACCACGCCGCGCTACAGCACCCTGCAGAGGGGCTCGGACGCCTCGCTGGAGTTCTGCATCACTCCTGGGGAGTCGCTCTTCCTGGTCGTGGTCGGTACGCCCGCGGTGCAGAAGCAGATCGTCTGGGACCAGATGTACAACACGATCCACCGCTACCCTTGGATGGTGCAGCTCGCCAATGCCTGGCCCGAGGGCTTCCGCAACGGCGCCCAGGACACCTGTCCTTCGGGAACGCGCCGTCACCCGAACGGCGGCGGCTGTGCCCTCAGTAGTGTTCCAGCGAGCGTGTACGTCGGCCCCTACGCGCAGGTGCTCGGCGGTACCGTGAGCGGCACGGCGCGCATCGAGGACCACGCGACCGTCCTGTCGGGCACCGTCTCCGGCGGCACCGTCACCGGTCTGTCCGTGCTGACGAACGGCTTCAGCGTGAGTGGCTCGGCGCGGGCCGCCTCCACGTTCTACCCGCTCGGCTTCTATGAGGGCCAGCAGTCGATCTCGGGCACGGCACAGCTCATCGGCGACATCGAGTACCGCGGCGTGGGCACGAACAAGTCGAGCGGCACCTACTTCGGCTTCGTCGAGCCCATCACCCCGGCCGCCTCGAACACGGCGGACGTGACCATCGCGCCGCCCTACGCCTGGCGGCCGTAG
- a CDS encoding S66 family peptidase, which yields MPNTLKGADYLYNNPQARADDLHQAFADNEIKAVISCIGGDDSVRLIDKIDVKILRANPKIFMGYSDTTVSHFVCLKAGLRSYYGPVIMTGFAENTGMHDYLIQSVRRSVFSSKVIGTIENSKEGWTSEHLAWDVPENQSIKRKMHPPMEWQFLQGKASVTGRLLGGCTDVLPMIIGTSVWPDADTWKDAILFLENSEEAMPPGAFLCMLRNLGAQGIIDRISGILFARPCNVVAEKFAEYEGMLLKACAEYGRQDLPIITRMDFGHTDPMFVIPIGAKATIDPAGRRFSIDEPGCR from the coding sequence ATGCCGAACACGCTCAAAGGCGCGGACTATCTCTATAACAATCCGCAGGCGCGGGCCGATGACCTGCATCAGGCCTTTGCGGACAACGAGATCAAAGCGGTCATCAGCTGTATCGGGGGCGACGACTCCGTCCGGCTGATCGACAAGATTGATGTGAAAATTCTCCGCGCCAATCCCAAGATTTTCATGGGGTACTCTGACACGACGGTGTCGCATTTCGTCTGCCTGAAGGCTGGATTGCGCAGCTACTACGGCCCTGTCATCATGACAGGATTCGCCGAGAACACGGGCATGCACGATTATCTGATCCAATCTGTGCGACGGTCGGTGTTTTCCAGCAAGGTCATCGGCACTATCGAAAACAGCAAGGAAGGCTGGACAAGCGAGCATTTGGCGTGGGATGTGCCGGAAAACCAGAGCATCAAACGCAAGATGCATCCGCCGATGGAATGGCAATTTCTGCAAGGCAAAGCCTCGGTCACGGGACGGCTGCTGGGCGGCTGCACCGACGTGCTGCCAATGATCATCGGTACTTCGGTTTGGCCAGATGCCGATACATGGAAGGATGCCATCCTATTCCTGGAGAATTCCGAGGAAGCCATGCCGCCCGGTGCTTTCCTGTGCATGCTGCGCAATCTGGGCGCACAAGGCATCATCGACAGGATCAGCGGCATCTTGTTTGCGCGGCCATGCAATGTGGTAGCCGAGAAGTTCGCCGAGTATGAAGGCATGCTTCTGAAGGCCTGCGCGGAGTATGGAAGGCAGGATTTACCGATCATCACCCGCATGGATTTCGGGCACACCGATCCGATGTTCGTGATCCCGATCGGCGCAAAGGCGACGATTGATCCGGCCGGGAGACGTTTTTCCATCGACGAGCCGGGTTGCCGCTGA